A single Osmerus mordax isolate fOsmMor3 chromosome 9, fOsmMor3.pri, whole genome shotgun sequence DNA region contains:
- the LOC136949588 gene encoding TMF-regulated nuclear protein 1-like: MKGRHRHTHSTEDTTTDTPSITDSDGQPETRFPALPAISPSSLLALPSSATRRSISMGDFRRVTGGLQGSELPSTSTTAPSSRLVTPSSSMEFQAARRRLLEMEERQRVVREMERRLEELREVFVSSEQEAVIHGELVSRISGAGLQGELLVAENSQRLKKGLRFKKHRPTIVFSSMLGLRTCLPWPVKLK; encoded by the coding sequence ATGAAAGgacgccacagacacacacactcgaccgAGGACACCACGACAGACACGCCCTCCATCACTGACTCGGATGGCCAACCGGAAACGCGCTTCCCCGCTCTCCcagccatctccccctcctccctcctggcccTCCCGTCGTCCGCTACTCGCAGGTCCATCTCCATGGGGGACTTCCGCCGGGTAACTGGGGGGCTACAGGGCTCGGAGCTGCCCTCGACTTCCAccaccgccccctcctcccgcctGGTCACGCCTTCCTCCAGCATGGAGTTCCAGGCTGCTCGCCGGCGCctcctggagatggaggagcggCAGCGCGTCGTCCGGGAGATGGAGCGGCgtctggaggagctgagggaggtgTTCGTGAGCTCCGAGCAGGAGGCTGTGATTCACGGGGAGCTGGTGTCACGCATCAGTGGGGCgggcctgcagggggagctgcTGGTGGCGGAAAACAGCCAGAGGCTGAAGAAAGGGCTGAGGTTCAAAAAACACCGGCCAACCATCGTGTTCTCCTCCATGCTGGGACTGAGGACCTGTTTGCCTTGGCCCGTCAAACTGAAATAA